One Choloepus didactylus isolate mChoDid1 chromosome 8, mChoDid1.pri, whole genome shotgun sequence DNA window includes the following coding sequences:
- the LOC119542719 gene encoding LOW QUALITY PROTEIN: F-actin-capping protein subunit alpha-2-like (The sequence of the model RefSeq protein was modified relative to this genomic sequence to represent the inferred CDS: substituted 2 bases at 2 genomic stop codons), translating into MSWWAPGLSLGGGVRRGGLHGKVDVRWPLPLLLLQFVSRRKTAYVEERLSDEKKVCIAAKFIIHAPPGEFNEVFNDVQLLLNNDNLLGEGVTHAFTQYNLDQFTPVKIEGYEDQVYGKKIDGQQTIIACIESHQFQAKYFWNGHWRSKWKFAITPLVGILKVQVHYYEDSNVQLVSHKDIQDSLTVSWNCFLSXXSTAKVFIKIIGAAENEYQIAISENYQTMLDTTFKALCRQLPVTCTKIDWNKILSYRIGKEMQNA; encoded by the exons TTGGTGGGCACCGGGCCTCTCCCTTGGTGGGGGTGTGCGGCGGGGAGGACTGCATGGAAAGGTGGACGTCAGGTGGCCactgccactgctgctgctgcagttTGTCAGCAGAAGGAAAACGGCATATGTGGAGGAGAGGTTGTCTGATGAGAAGAAGGTGTGTATAGCAGCAAAATTCATCATTCATGCCCCTCCTGGAGAATTTAATGAGGTGTTTAATGATGTTCAGTTACTGCTTAACAATGATAATCTTCTCGGGGAAGGAGTAACCCATGCATTTACACAGTATAACTTGGACCAGTTTACTCCAGTAAAAATTGAAGGTTATGAAGATCAG gtgtatgggaaaaaaatagatggacAGCAAACTATTATTGCATGCATAGAAAGCCATCAGTTCCAAGCAAAATACTTCTGGAATGGTCATTGGAGGTCAAAGTGGAAGTTTGCAATCACTCCTCTGGTTGGCATCTTGAAAGTTCAGGTTCATTATTATGAAGATAGTAATGTTCAGCTAGTGAGTCATAAAGATATACAAGATTCCTTAACAGTGTCATGGAA TTGCTTCCTTTCTTAATGATCAACAGCAAAAGTATTTATAAAGATCATAGGAGCTGCAGAAAATGAATACCAGATCGCCATCAGTGAGAATTATCAGACAATGTTGGACACTACTTTCAAAGCCTTATGTCGACAGTTGCCAGTTACATGCACCAAGATTGATTGGAACAAGATTCTTAGCTACAGGATTGGCAAAGAGATGCAGAATGCATAA